A region from the Drosophila mauritiana strain mau12 chromosome 2L, ASM438214v1, whole genome shotgun sequence genome encodes:
- the LOC117135128 gene encoding myosin heavy chain, muscle isoform X18: MPKPVANQEDEDPTPYLFVSLEQRRIDQSKPYDSKKSCWIPDEKEGYLLGEIKATKGDIVSVGLQGGETRDLKKDLLQQVNPPKYEKAEDMSNLTYLNDASVLHNLRQRYYNKLIYTYSGLFCVAINPYKRYPVYTNRCAKMYRGKRRNEVPPHIFAISDGAYVDMLTNHVNQSMLITGESGAGKTENTKKVIAYFATVGASKKTDEAAKSKGSLEDQVVQTNPVLEAFGNAKTVRNDNSSRFGKFIRIHFGPTGKLAGADIETYLLEKARVISQQSLERSYHIFYQIMSGSVAGVKDMCFLSDNIYDYFNVSQGKVTVPNMDDGEEFQLADQAFDILGFTKQEKEDVYRITAAVMHMGGMKFKQRGREEQAEQDGEEEGGRVSKLFGCDTAELYKNLLKPRIKVGNEFVTQGRNVQQVTNSIGALCKGVFDRLFKWLVKKCNETLDTQQKRQHFIGVLDIAGFEIFEYNGFEQLCINFTNEKLQQFFNHHMFVLEQEEYQREGIEWTFIDFGMDLQLCIDLIEKPMGILSILEEESMFPKATDQTFSEKLTNTHLGKSAPFQKPKPPKPGQQAAHFAIAHYAGCVSYNITGWLEKNKDPLNDTVVDQFKKSQNKLLIEIFADHAGQSGGGEQAKGGRGKKGGGFATVSSAYKEQLNSLMTTLRSTQPHFVRCIIPNEMKQPGVVDAHLVMHQLTCNGVLEGIRICRKGFPNRMMYPDFKMRYKIMCPKLLQGVEKDKKATEIIIKYIDLPEDQYRLGNTKVFFRAGVLGQMEEFRDERLGKIMSWMQAWARGYLSRKGFKKLQEQRVALKVVQRNLRKYLQLRTWPWYKLWQKVKPLLNVSRIEDEIARLEEKAKKAEELHAAEVKVRKELEALNAKLLAEKTALLDSLSGEKGALQDYQERNAKLTAQKNDLENQLRDIQERLTQEEDARNQLFQQKKKADQEISGLKKDIEDLELNVQKAEQDKATKDHQIRNLNDEIAHQDELINKLNKEKKMQGETNQKTGEELQAAEDKINHLNKVKAKLEQTLDELEDSLEREKKVRGDVEKSKRKVEGDLKLTQEAVADLERNKKELEQTIQRKDKELSSITAKLEDEQVVVLKHQRQIKELQARIEELEEEVEAERQARAKAEKQRADLARELEELGERLEEAGGATSAQIELNKKREAELSKLRRDLEEANIQHESTLANLRKKHNDAVAEMAEQVDQLNKLKAKAEKEKNEYYGQLNDLRAGVDHITNEKAAQEKIAKQLQHTLNEVQSKLDETNRTLNDFDASKKKLSIENSDLLRQLEEAESQVSQLSKIKISLTTQLEDTKRLADEESRERATLLGKFRNLEHDLDNLREQVEEEAEGKADLQRQLSKANAEAQVWRSKYESDGVARSEELEEAKRKLQARLAEAEETIESLNQKCIGLEKTKQRLSTEVEDLQLEVDRANAIANAAEKKQKAFDKIIGEWKLKVDDLAAELDASQKECRNYSTELFRLKGAYEEGQEQLEAVRRENKNLADEVKDLLDQIGEGGRNIHEIEKARKRLEAEKDELQAALEEAEAALEQEENKVLRAQLELSQVRQEIDRRIQEKEEEFENTRKNHQRALDSMQASLEAEAKGKAEALRMKKKLEADINELEIALDHANKANAEAQKNIKRYQQQLKDIQTALEEEQRARDDAREQLGISERRANALQNELEESRTLLEQADRGRRQAEQELADAHEQLNEVSAQNASISAAKRKLESELQTLHSDLDELLNEAKNSEEKAKKAMVDAARLADELRAEQDHAQTQEKLRKALEQQIKELQVRLDEAEANALKGGKKAIQKLEQRVRELENELDGEQRRHADAQKNLRKSERRVKELSFQSEEDRKNHERMQDLVDKLQQKIKTYKRQIEEAEEIAALNLAKFRKAQQELEEAEERADLAEQAISKFRAKGRAGSVGRGASPAPRATSVRPQFDGLAFPPRFDLAPENEF; encoded by the exons ATGCCGAAGCCAGTCGCAAATCAGGAGGATGAGGATCCCACCCCATACCTGTTCGTGTCTTTGGAGCAAAGGCGTATCGATCAATCGAAACCCTATGACTCGAAGAAGTCTTGCTGGATCCCCGATGAGAAGGAGGGTTATCTCCTTGGTGAGATCAAGGCCACCAAGGGCGATATCGTCTCCGTTGGTCTGCAGGGTGGAGAG ACACGAGACTTAAAGAAAGATCTGCTCCAGCAAGTGAACCCCCCGAAATACGAAAAAGCCGAGGATATGTCCAACTTGACATACCTTAACGATGCCTCTGTGCTCCATAACTTGAGACAGAGATACTACAACAAGCTGATCTAC ACCTACTCCGGTCTTTTCTGCGTTGCCATCAATCCTTACAAGCGCTACCCCGTGTATACCAACCGTTGCGCTAAGATGTACCGTGGCAAGCGCCGTAATGAGGTGCCACCCCATATTTTCGCCATCTCTGACGGTGCCTACGTCGACATGTTGACCAACCACGTGAATCAATCTATGTTGATCACCGGTGAGTCTGGTGCCGGAAAGACTGAGAACACCAAGAAGGTCATTGCGTACTTCGCCACTGTTGGTGCCTCCAAGAAGACCGATGAGGCCGCCAAGAGCAAGGGCTCCCTGGAAGATCAGGTTGTGCAGACCAACCCTGTGCTTGAGGCCTTCGGTAACGCCAAGACCGTGCGTAACGATAACTCCTCTCGTTTC GGTAAATTCATCCGTATCCACTTCGGACCCACTGGTAAACTGGCTGGTGCTGATATTGAGACCT ATCTGCTGGAGAAGGCCCGTGTCATCTCCCAGCAGTCCCTGGAGCGTTCTTACCACATCTTCTACCAGATCATGTCTGGCTCCGTTGCCGGTGTTAAAG ACATGTGCTTCCTCTCCGATAACATTTACGACTACTTTAACGTATCCCAGGGTAAAGTAACTGTACCCAACATGGATGACGGTGAGGAATTCCAGCTTGCAGAT CAAGCCTTCGACATCTTGGGCTTCACCAAGCAGGAGAAGGAGGATGTGTACAGGATCACCGCCGCTGTCATGCACATGGGTGGCATGAAGTTCAAGCAACGTGGTCGCGAGGAGCAGGCTGAGCAGGACGGCGAGGAGGAGGGTGGCCGTGTGTCGAAGCTGTTCGGTTGCGATACCGCCGAGCTGTACAAGAACTTGCTGAAGCCCCGCATCAAGGTCGGCAACGAGTTCGTCACCCAGGGCCGTAACGTCCAGCAGGTCACCAACTCGATCGGTGCCCTCTGCAAGGGTGTGTTCGATCGTCTGTTCAAGTGGCTGGTGAAGAAGTGTAACGAGACTCTGGACACCCAGCAGAAGCGTCAGCACTTCATTGGTGTACTGGATATTGCTGGTTTTGAGATCTTCGAG TACAACGGTTTCGAACAATTGTGCATCAATTTCACTAACGAAAAACTGCAACAATTCTTCAATCATCACATGTTCGTTTTGGAACAAGAAGAATACCAACGCGAGGGCATCGAATGGACCTTCATTGATTTCGGCATGGATCTGCAATTGTGTATTGATCTGATCGAAAAG CCCATGGGTATCTTGTCCATCCTGGAGGAAGAGTCTATGTTCCCCAAGGCCACCGATCAGACCTTCTCGGAGAAGCTGACCAACACCCATTTGGGCAAGTCGGCTCCATTCCAGAAGCCCAAGCCTCCAAAGCCCGGTCAGCAGGCTGCCCACTTCGCCATTGCCCATTATGCTGGTTGCGTGTCCTACAACATCACCGGTTGGTTGGAGAAGAACAAGGATCCTCTGAACGACACCGTTGTCGACCAGTTCAAGAAGTCGCAGAACAAGCTGCTGATCGAAATCTTCGCCGATCACGCCGGCCAGTCGGGTGGCGGTGAACAGGCCAAGGGAGGTCGTGGCAAGAAGGGCGGTGGCTTCGCTACCGTCTCGTCGGCCTACAAGGAGCAGTTGAACAGCTTGATGACCACTCTGCGTTCGACCCAGCCTCACTTCGTCCGTTGCATCATTCCCAACGAAATGAAGCAGCCTGGCGTGGTTGATGCCCACTTGGTCATGCACCAGCTGACCTGTAACGGTGTGCTTGAAGGTATCCGTATTTGCCGTAAGGGTTTCCCCAACAGGATGATGTACCCCGACTTCAAGATGCG CTACAAGATCATGTGCCCCAAGCTATTGCAGGGCGTTGAGAAAGACAAAAAGGCCACTGAAATTATCATTAAGTATATCGATTTGCCCGAAGATCAGTACCGTTTGGGTAACACAAAG GTGTTCTTCCGCGCCGGTGTCCTGGGTCAGATGGAGGAGTTCCGTGATGAGCGTCTGGGCAAGATCATGTCCTGGATGCAGGCCTGGGCCCGTGGTTACCTGTCCCGTAAGGGCTTCAAGAAGCTCCAGGAACAGCGCGTCGCCCTCAAGGTTGTCCAGCGCAATCTGCGCAAGTACCTGCAGCTCCGTACCTGGCCCTGGTACAAACTGTGGCAGAAGGTCAAGCCCCTCCTCAACGTCAGCCGCATCGAGGATGAGATTGCC CGTCTGGAGGAGAAGGCCAAGAAGGCTGAGGAACTGCATGCCGCTGAAGTGAAAGTGCGCAAGGAGCTGGAGGCCCTCAACGCCAAGCTGTTGGCTGAAAAGACCGCTCTGCTGGACTCCCTGTCCGGCGAGAAGGGTGCCCTGCAGGACTACCAGGAGCGCAACGCCAAGTTGACCGCCCAGAAGAACGACCTCGAGAACCAGCTGCGC GATATCCAAGAGCGCCTGACTCAGGAGGAGGATGCCCGCAACCAGCTGTTCCAGCAGAAGAAGAAGGCCGACCAGGAGATCTCTGGCCTGAAGAAGGACATCGAGGATCTGGAATTGAACGTCCAGAAGGCCGAGCAGGACAAGGCCACCAAGGATCACCAGATCCGCAACTTGAACGACGAGATCGCCCACCAGGATGAGCTCATCAACAAGTTGAACAAGGAGAAGAAGATGCAGGGCGAGACCAACCAGAAGACCGGTGAGGAGCTCCAGGCTGCCGAGGACAAGATCAACCACTTGAACAAGGTTAAGGCCAAGCTCGAGCAGACCCTCGATGAACTGGAGGATTCGCTGGAGCGCGAGAAGAAGGTGCGCGGCGATGTTGAGAAGTCCAAGCGCAAGGTTGAGGGCGACCTCAAGCTCACCCAGGAGGCTGTTGCCGATCTGGAGCGCAACAAGAAGGAGCTCGAGCAGACCATCCAGCGCAAGGACAAGGAGCTGTCCTCCATCACCGCCAAGCTCGAGGACGAGCAGGTCGTTGTTCTGAAGCACCAGCGCCAGATCAAGGAACTGCAGGCCCGCATCGAGGAGCTCGAGGAAGAGGTCGAGGCTGAGCGCCAGGCCCGCGCCAAGGCTGAGAAGCAGCGCGCCGATCTGGCCCGCGAACTCGAGGAATTGGGCGAGCGTCTGGAGGAGGCTGGCGGTGCCACCTCTGCCCAGATTGAGCTCAACAAGAAGCGTGAGGCTGAGTTGAGCAAACTGCGTCGCGATCTTGAGGAGGCCAACATCCAGCACGAGTCCACCCTGGCTAACCTGCGCAAGAAGCACAACGATGCCGTCGCCGAGATGGCCGAGCAGGTTGACCAGCTCAACAAGCTGAAGGCTAA GGCTGAGAAGGAGAAGAACGAGTACTACGGCCAGTTGAACGATCTGCGCGCCGGTGTCGACCACATTACCAACGAGAAG GCTGCCCAGGAGAAGATCGCCAAGCAGCTGCAGCACACCCTCAACGAGGTGCAGTCGAAACTGGATGAGACCAACAGGACTCTGAACGACTTCGATGCCAGCAAGAAGAAGCTGTCCATTGAGAACTCCGATCTGCTCCGCCAGCTGGAGGAGGCCGAGTCCCAGGTGTCTCAGCTGTCCAAGATCAAGATCTCTCTGACCACCCAGTTGGAGGACACCAAGCGTCTGGCCGACGAGGAGTCGCGCGAGCGTGCCACCCTTTTGGGCAAGTTCCGCAACTTGGAGCACGACCTGGACAATCTGCGCGAGCAGGTTGAGGAGGAGGCTGAGGGCAAGGCCGATCTGCAGCGCCAGCTGAGCAAGGCCAACGCTGAGGCCCAGGTGTGGCGCAGCAAGTACGAGTCCGATGGCGTTGCCCGCTctgaggagctggaggaggcCAAGAGGAAGCTGCAGGCCCGTTTGGCCGAGGCCGAGGAGACCATCGAGTCCCTCAACCAGAAGTGCATTGGCCTGGAGAAGACCAAGCAGCGTCTTTCCACCGAGGTGGAGGATCTGCAGCTGGAGGTCGACCGTGCCAACGCCATTGCCAACGCTGCCGAGAAGAAGCAGAAGGCCTTCGACAAGATCATCGGCGAGTGGAAACTCAAGGTCGACGATCtggctgctgagctggatgCCTCCCAGAAGGAGTGCCGCAACTACTCCACCGAGCTGTTCCGTCTTAAGGGCGCCTACGAGGAGGGCCAGGAGCAGTTGGAGGCTGTGCGTCGTGAGAACAAGAACCTGGCTGATGAGGTCAAGGATCTGCTCGACCAGATCGGTGAGGGTGGCCGCAACATCCATGAGATCGAGAAGGCCCGCAAGCGCCTGGAAGCCGAGAAGGACGAGCTCCAGGCTGCCCTCGAGGAGGCTGAGGCCGCTCTTGAGCAGGAGGAGAACAAGGTGCTCCGCGCTCAGCTTGAGCTGTCCCAGGTGCGCCAGGAGATCGACCGCCGCATccaggagaaggaggaggagttcGAGAACACCCGCAAGAACCACCAGCGTGCCCTCGACTCCATGCAGGCTTCCCTCGAAGCCGAGGCCAAGGGCAAGGCTGAGGCCCTGCGCATGAAGAAGAAGCTGGAGGCTGACATCAACGAGCTTGAGATTGCTCTGGATCACGCCAACAAG GCTAACGCCGAGGCCCAGAAGAACATCAAGCGTtaccagcagcagctgaaGGACATCCAGACTGCCCTCGAGGAGGAGCAGCGCGCCCGCGACGATGCCCGCGAACAGCTGGGTATCTCCGAGCGTCGTGCCAACGCCCTCCAGAACGAACTGGAAGAGTCTCGCACTCTGCTGGAGCAGGCCGACCGTGGCCGTCGCCAGGCCGAGCAGGAGCTGGCCGATGCCCACGAGCAGCTGAACGAAGTGTCCGCCCAGAACGCCTCCATCTCCGCTGCCAAGAGGAAGCTGGAGTCCGAGCTGCAGACCCTGCACTCCGACCTGGACGAACTCCTGAACGAAGCCAAGAACTCCGAGGAGAAGGCCAAGAAGGCTATGGTCGATGCCGCCCGCCTGGCCGATGAGCTGCGCGCTGAGCAGGATCATGCCCAGACCCAGGAGAAATTGAGGAAGGCCCTCGAGCAGCAGATCAAGGAGCTGCAGGTCCGTCTGGACGAGGCTGAGGCCAACGCCCTCAAGGGAGGCAAGAAGGCCATTCAGAAGCTTGAGCAGCGCGTCCGCGAGCTCGAGAACGAGCTGGATGGTGAGCAGAGGAGGCACGCCGATGCCCAGAAGAACCTGCGCAAGTCTGAGCGTCGCGTCAAGGAGCTGAGCTTCCAGTCCGAGGAGGACCGCAAGAACCACGAGCGCATGCAGGATCTGGTCGACAAGCTGCAACAGAAGATCAAGACATACAAGAGGCAGATCGAGGAGGCCGAGGAAATCGCCGCCCTCAACTTGGCCAAATTCCGCAAGGCTCAGCAGGAGCTTGAGGAGGCCGAGGAGCGTGCCGATCTGGCCGAGCAGGCCATCAGCAAATTCCGCGCCAAGGGACGTGCCGGTTCTGTCGGTCGTGGTGCCAGCCCAGCG CCCCGTGCGACGTCCGTTAGGCCACAATTCGACGGATTGGCCTTCCCACCAAGATTCGACCTTGCTCCTGAAAACGAATTCTAA